A region from the Leptolyngbya iicbica LK genome encodes:
- a CDS encoding DUF3318 domain-containing protein produces MVNTNAEVTRLKDLMPASGRMKTRIIIDDRQSTVVETPFPRPWHKSHPLIINWRLWQELSVSQRDMLFLHNVSWLTAVRLIKPELYQGIAAVGLLGTVFEAFQADAVGILAAGGLTAIAAGQVWRTNTGNQAKLDADDAAIRVAQRRGYSERDAVRHLLEAIEAVPLVEGRGGLNYTELLRAQQLKSRLGTVNAPPPERIRTQ; encoded by the coding sequence GTGGTCAACACTAACGCTGAAGTAACTCGCCTCAAGGATTTGATGCCCGCCTCGGGGCGCATGAAAACGCGCATCATTATTGACGATCGCCAATCCACTGTGGTGGAGACTCCGTTTCCCCGTCCCTGGCACAAAAGCCATCCCCTCATTATTAACTGGCGTCTCTGGCAAGAACTCTCGGTTTCTCAACGAGACATGCTCTTTTTACACAACGTCTCTTGGCTCACCGCTGTGCGCCTGATCAAACCGGAGTTGTATCAGGGCATTGCCGCTGTCGGTCTGCTAGGCACGGTATTTGAAGCGTTTCAGGCCGATGCGGTCGGTATTTTGGCAGCGGGCGGCTTGACCGCGATCGCCGCAGGTCAGGTTTGGCGCACCAACACGGGCAATCAAGCGAAATTGGATGCGGACGACGCGGCCATTCGGGTGGCCCAACGGCGCGGCTATTCTGAGCGGGATGCAGTGCGGCATCTGCTAGAAGCCATCGAAGCGGTGCCGCTGGTTGAAGGGCGAGGCGGCCTGAACTATACCGAACTGCTCCGGGCGCAACAACTCAAGTCTCGCTTGGGCACGGTCAATGCCCCCCCACCGGAGCGGATTCGGACTCAATAG
- a CDS encoding S41 family peptidase codes for MTADFSDGADFRLDDGQRAAVLDAVVETLNNYVFPDVAATLQADIQQRRQDGGYAEVTGGEQCADILTLQLQELSGDRQLKVHFSPQPLPHIDPEAKPSAAELAVEQHQSSLRNFDINRVERLRGNVGYLELYGFEPPEFAGAAIAAAMTFITHTEALIIDIRHNRGGSPAMVSLLCSYLLPAYPAIHLNDLYWRPDDSTRQWWTLPHLDAPRYLDKPVYLLTSQETFSAAEEFAYNLQALKRVTVVGEHTVGGAHPGRGYRLHDHFWMFVPVGRSLNPTTGDNWGQTGIVPDVKVPSEVTLLTAHLIALNTLMETAPTGAGFRELQRTMLTVERELNTRRADLISQLKQPRAESTP; via the coding sequence ATGACTGCTGATTTTTCTGACGGGGCGGATTTTCGGTTGGACGACGGACAGCGCGCCGCCGTTTTAGATGCCGTTGTGGAGACACTCAATAACTATGTGTTTCCAGACGTTGCCGCTACCCTCCAGGCTGACATTCAGCAACGTCGTCAAGATGGGGGCTACGCCGAGGTCACGGGTGGCGAGCAGTGCGCCGACATCCTGACGCTACAACTGCAAGAGCTGTCGGGCGATCGCCAACTCAAAGTGCATTTCAGTCCTCAACCGTTGCCCCATATCGACCCCGAGGCCAAACCCTCGGCGGCGGAACTAGCCGTCGAGCAACACCAAAGCAGTTTGCGCAATTTTGACATTAACCGAGTCGAGCGCCTGCGCGGCAACGTGGGCTATTTAGAGCTTTATGGCTTTGAACCACCGGAATTTGCGGGGGCGGCGATCGCGGCGGCGATGACCTTCATCACCCACACCGAAGCCCTGATCATCGACATTCGCCATAATCGCGGCGGTTCGCCCGCCATGGTTTCCCTACTCTGTAGCTATCTGTTACCGGCCTACCCGGCCATCCACTTGAACGACCTGTATTGGCGACCTGACGACTCGACACGCCAGTGGTGGACGCTGCCGCACCTCGACGCGCCCCGCTATCTAGACAAGCCTGTGTATCTGTTGACGAGCCAAGAAACCTTTTCCGCCGCTGAAGAATTTGCTTACAACTTGCAGGCGCTCAAGCGGGTGACGGTGGTAGGTGAACATACGGTTGGCGGTGCCCATCCCGGTCGGGGCTACCGCCTCCACGACCATTTTTGGATGTTTGTGCCGGTGGGGCGATCGCTCAATCCCACGACGGGCGATAACTGGGGACAAACGGGCATTGTGCCGGATGTGAAGGTGCCGTCAGAGGTAACCTTGCTCACCGCCCACCTCATCGCCTTGAACACACTCATGGAAACGGCCCCGACGGGCGCAGGCTTTCGCGAACTGCAGCGCACGATGTTGACCGTTGAGCGCGAACTCAACACCCGCCGCGCCGACCTCATCAGTCAACTCAAGCAGCCCCGCGCCGAGAGTACGCCTTAG
- a CDS encoding small RNA NsiR4-regulated ssr1528 family protein codes for MMTDSSPAMTGAEAVDAAIAQGIDLDGSPIPANKLSLYQTVMAKEADRQRSGVQNSMRSRIVRIGAKHFSQADLNQMLLDAEFTPLKDKEIAFYYGGK; via the coding sequence ATGATGACCGATTCTTCCCCAGCCATGACCGGAGCCGAAGCGGTGGATGCCGCGATCGCCCAGGGCATTGATCTTGATGGCAGCCCGATTCCGGCGAACAAACTCTCGCTGTATCAAACCGTGATGGCAAAAGAAGCCGACCGCCAGCGCAGCGGAGTGCAAAATTCTATGCGATCGCGCATCGTGCGCATCGGCGCCAAGCACTTTTCCCAAGCGGACTTGAACCAAATGCTGCTCGACGCTGAATTCACGCCGCTAAAGGACAAGGAAATCGCCTTTTACTACGGCGGTAAATAA
- a CDS encoding DUF6232 family protein: MEIFSEEEVNLNLGKTNEIIVHKNAVVFRDTVYQISNISYATVKKWKRAEDKSMPLYVLWMWIFLSAFVIASSEDPRVNLYGVLILIVGVYFYFVSKLEKVDYFYLLILDFNSGSRRFFKSCKPDFLESVVLLLKEAIEDPYFMSRVVDFSDNSIKIYGDAVSNDFRTGLSKWPYDLNR, encoded by the coding sequence ATGGAAATTTTCTCAGAGGAAGAAGTTAACCTAAACCTTGGAAAAACTAATGAGATTATTGTCCACAAAAATGCTGTAGTGTTCAGGGATACAGTTTATCAAATTAGTAATATTTCCTACGCCACAGTCAAAAAATGGAAGAGGGCAGAAGATAAGTCAATGCCTTTATATGTCCTCTGGATGTGGATCTTCTTGTCAGCCTTTGTTATTGCCAGTTCAGAAGATCCTAGAGTTAACTTGTATGGGGTACTGATTTTGATTGTGGGAGTTTATTTTTACTTTGTCAGCAAGCTTGAAAAAGTTGACTATTTTTATCTTCTCATTCTTGACTTTAACTCCGGCTCACGGCGTTTCTTCAAAAGCTGCAAGCCCGATTTTTTGGAGAGTGTAGTTTTGCTTCTCAAGGAAGCCATTGAAGATCCATATTTCATGAGTAGAGTGGTTGACTTCTCTGATAATTCCATAAAAATTTATGGAGATGCTGTCAGTAATGACTTTCGAACAGGTTTGAGTAAATGGCCGTACGATTTGAATCGCTAA
- a CDS encoding DUF58 domain-containing protein, translating into MTPTLKLYGLLAISGGIATALDALGSTEAVITFPLEAMLFINGIILLLMVVDWAQVNGPQRAIAQREKLPRLSIGRDNPVTLKVSAPKAAAKLQIFDRYPTDFDEIPMPLTVELPAKTATQITYQVLPRHRGEYAWGDLQIRQLGPWGLAWRSWTISAAQTVAVYPDLVGLRSLSVKLAIQSTGSMRQRKRVGIGTEFAELREYAVGDDPRFIDWKATARRSAPLIRVLEPEREQSLIVLLDRGRLMTANVKGLSRFDWGLNATLSLALAGLHRGDRVGVGVFDREMHTWIPATGGRQHLQHLIEKLTPIQPAILESDYLGAVTQVATQQHRRALVVVITDLVDQTASAELLTALTRLKSRHLPFCVTLRDPQVDTQAHEFTDEVSAAYRRAVALDLLEQRQAAFAQLKQSGVLVLDAPADQITDPLVEDYLRIKARNRL; encoded by the coding sequence ATGACCCCAACGCTGAAACTGTATGGACTGCTGGCGATCTCAGGGGGTATCGCCACTGCCCTGGATGCGCTGGGGTCAACTGAAGCCGTCATTACCTTTCCGTTAGAGGCGATGCTATTTATTAACGGCATCATCTTGTTGCTGATGGTGGTGGATTGGGCACAAGTGAATGGCCCCCAGCGGGCGATCGCCCAGCGCGAAAAACTGCCCCGCCTTTCCATTGGTCGCGACAATCCCGTGACGCTCAAAGTCTCGGCCCCCAAAGCCGCCGCCAAACTGCAAATTTTTGATCGCTACCCCACCGACTTTGACGAAATTCCGATGCCGCTCACGGTGGAGTTACCGGCTAAAACCGCGACGCAAATTACCTATCAAGTCTTGCCTCGACACCGGGGCGAATATGCCTGGGGCGACCTGCAGATCCGTCAATTGGGGCCGTGGGGTTTGGCCTGGCGCAGTTGGACGATTTCTGCAGCGCAAACCGTTGCCGTCTATCCCGATTTGGTGGGGCTGCGATCGCTCTCCGTCAAACTGGCCATTCAGTCCACCGGCAGCATGCGCCAGCGTAAGCGGGTCGGCATCGGCACCGAATTTGCGGAACTGCGCGAATACGCCGTGGGCGATGACCCCCGCTTCATTGACTGGAAAGCCACCGCTCGCCGTAGTGCTCCGCTCATCCGGGTTTTAGAACCGGAACGCGAACAGTCCCTGATTGTGCTGCTCGATCGCGGTCGCCTGATGACCGCCAACGTCAAAGGGCTTTCCCGCTTTGACTGGGGCCTGAATGCCACCCTTTCCCTTGCCCTGGCTGGACTGCACCGGGGCGATCGCGTCGGCGTCGGCGTCTTTGATCGCGAAATGCACACCTGGATTCCGGCCACCGGGGGCCGCCAGCACTTGCAGCACCTGATCGAAAAACTCACCCCCATTCAGCCCGCCATTCTCGAATCTGATTATTTGGGCGCAGTGACCCAAGTGGCGACCCAGCAACACCGTCGTGCCCTCGTCGTGGTTATCACCGACTTGGTGGATCAAACCGCCTCCGCCGAACTGCTGACGGCCCTGACCCGACTCAAATCGCGCCACCTGCCGTTTTGTGTCACCCTACGCGATCCGCAGGTCGATACCCAGGCTCACGAATTTACCGATGAGGTCAGTGCGGCTTATCGCCGCGCCGTCGCCCTCGATTTGTTAGAACAGCGCCAGGCCGCCTTTGCCCAACTCAAGCAATCGGGCGTGTTGGTGCTCGATGCCCCCGCCGACCAAATTACCGACCCGCTCGTGGAAGATTATCTCCGCATCAAAGCCCGCAACCGCTTATAA
- a CDS encoding FAD-binding oxidoreductase codes for MTAMAPKNVDWNRFVDTLSGVEVIRDRPQVEKLSKDYYYFSPILQTQLADKTADLVVRPKSEAEVLAVAKACVAERIPLTVRGAGTGNYGQCIPLAGGVILDLSRLNAVKWVKPGMACVEAGAKLAAIDKVTQPQGWEIRMYPSTYRTATIGGFIGGGSGGIGSIMYGQLRDRGNLNAVRVVTLEDEPRVLELRGDDVQQVNHAYGTNGIITELEIPLGPVYPWAEVIVTFDNFMTAARFGQALGDTDGLIKKLISVHAAPIPSYFAGLKAYLPEGCHAALLMVAEPSMELFQELVKEFGGTVTYHKPAEETGKKTLLAEFTWNHTTLHARNVDPSLTYLQTLFPYDPELKLVQHMHEHFGDEVMMHLEFFRVGGAVIPAALQLVRFSTPERLQAIIDYHEANGALIANPHTYLLEDGGMKTINPVQVDFKAQVDPYGLLNPGKMRGWLERMAG; via the coding sequence ATGACTGCCATGGCTCCCAAGAATGTGGATTGGAATCGCTTTGTTGACACCTTGAGCGGCGTGGAAGTAATTCGCGATCGCCCCCAGGTTGAGAAACTTTCCAAGGACTATTACTATTTCAGCCCCATTTTGCAGACCCAATTAGCCGATAAAACGGCGGATCTGGTGGTGCGGCCAAAGTCCGAGGCGGAGGTCTTAGCCGTCGCCAAAGCCTGCGTCGCGGAGCGCATCCCCCTGACCGTGCGCGGCGCGGGCACGGGGAATTATGGTCAGTGCATTCCGTTAGCGGGCGGCGTCATTCTCGACCTGAGTCGCCTGAATGCGGTGAAGTGGGTGAAGCCAGGGATGGCCTGCGTGGAAGCAGGGGCCAAGCTGGCCGCGATTGACAAGGTGACGCAGCCCCAGGGCTGGGAAATTCGCATGTATCCCTCGACCTATCGCACCGCCACCATTGGGGGCTTTATCGGCGGCGGCAGCGGCGGCATTGGCTCCATCATGTATGGGCAACTGCGCGATCGCGGCAACCTGAATGCCGTGCGCGTGGTCACGTTGGAAGACGAGCCTCGGGTGCTGGAACTGCGCGGCGACGATGTGCAGCAGGTCAACCACGCCTATGGCACCAACGGCATCATCACCGAATTAGAAATTCCCCTGGGGCCGGTCTACCCCTGGGCCGAAGTCATTGTCACGTTCGACAATTTCATGACGGCGGCGCGGTTTGGGCAAGCGTTGGGCGACACCGATGGCCTCATCAAAAAGCTGATTAGCGTTCATGCCGCTCCGATTCCCAGCTATTTTGCCGGGTTGAAAGCCTATTTACCCGAGGGGTGCCATGCAGCGCTATTGATGGTGGCTGAGCCGTCGATGGAACTGTTTCAGGAATTGGTGAAGGAATTTGGCGGCACCGTCACATATCACAAGCCAGCGGAAGAAACGGGCAAAAAGACCCTGCTGGCCGAATTTACCTGGAACCATACCACCCTGCACGCCCGCAATGTTGACCCGTCTTTGACCTACTTGCAAACCCTGTTTCCCTATGACCCGGAGTTAAAACTAGTGCAGCACATGCACGAGCACTTTGGCGATGAAGTGATGATGCATCTGGAATTTTTCCGGGTGGGGGGCGCGGTGATTCCGGCGGCGCTGCAACTGGTGCGCTTTTCCACGCCAGAGCGCTTGCAGGCAATTATTGATTACCACGAGGCTAACGGCGCTTTGATCGCGAATCCTCACACTTACCTGCTGGAAGATGGTGGCATGAAGACGATCAATCCGGTGCAGGTGGATTTCAAAGCTCAGGTCGACCCCTATGGGTTGTTGAATCCGGGCAAGATGCGCGGGTGGCTAGAGCGAATGGCTGGGTAG
- a CDS encoding trypsin-like serine peptidase encodes MMQDKILGGVAGGLMLAIAAPTNTFPGLAQSLDSVTLEPLPSAATEIGGAAYAPVTRATSPRPINGPLRAVVNRDDRTPVLSDSYPWSAIGRVDWLAPDGVTVLGACTGTLIGPNLVLTNAHCLLDPETNQPTTHTIVFRPNVVQGEATAIANVVAYDYGDSPFTGSAADDWALLTLDVPLGEDFGFLGWRFADFADADTLTTLAGQLSVVGYSADFPTAAFAGLGEPGETAGLSAHCSVVTELATGEFAGSLIHTCDTNPGASGAPIFALFDDGEYYIVGLHTGSVSLLESIALPTGEQTDVLNRGIPVSRWADRAMTLRAVPE; translated from the coding sequence ATGATGCAGGACAAAATTTTGGGTGGCGTCGCGGGCGGCCTGATGCTGGCGATCGCCGCACCCACAAACACCTTTCCGGGGTTAGCGCAATCCCTCGACAGCGTAACCCTGGAGCCGCTGCCCTCGGCGGCGACAGAAATTGGCGGTGCGGCCTATGCTCCCGTGACCCGCGCTACGTCCCCGCGCCCCATCAATGGACCGTTGCGAGCCGTCGTCAATCGTGACGATCGCACCCCCGTGCTCAGCGACAGTTATCCGTGGTCGGCGATTGGCCGAGTCGATTGGTTGGCCCCCGATGGCGTCACCGTGCTCGGAGCCTGCACCGGCACCCTGATTGGGCCAAATCTGGTACTGACCAATGCGCATTGCTTGCTCGACCCTGAGACCAATCAGCCCACGACGCACACCATCGTATTTCGGCCCAACGTCGTGCAGGGAGAAGCGACCGCGATCGCCAATGTGGTGGCCTACGATTATGGCGACAGTCCCTTTACGGGCAGTGCCGCCGATGACTGGGCCTTGCTCACCCTCGATGTCCCCCTGGGCGAAGACTTCGGCTTTCTCGGCTGGCGCTTTGCGGATTTTGCCGACGCCGATACGTTGACCACCCTGGCCGGGCAGCTCAGTGTCGTGGGCTATTCCGCCGACTTTCCCACCGCCGCCTTTGCCGGCTTGGGTGAGCCCGGCGAAACCGCTGGCCTCAGCGCCCATTGCAGCGTGGTGACCGAACTCGCCACCGGCGAATTTGCCGGGAGCCTCATCCACACCTGCGATACCAATCCCGGCGCATCGGGAGCCCCGATTTTCGCCTTGTTTGATGATGGCGAATATTACATCGTGGGCCTGCACACGGGTAGCGTGTCGCTGTTAGAAAGTATTGCCTTACCCACGGGCGAGCAAACTGACGTGCTGAATCGGGGCATTCCCGTCTCTCGCTGGGCCGACCGAGCGATGACGTTGCGAGCCGTCCCCGAATGA
- a CDS encoding DsbA family protein — protein sequence MSDSSPSPAETNPEPTPETPSESPRPTAKNWPLWLGIGFFGLISVALLVSLGSLMRTEGDASLVADAPDTATAEANPQDDLRAHQALVNEVVADLGRDFLIGDSPTKGNPDAEIIMLEFSDFQCPYCARASEQVEAFMEAHGDEVLLVFKHFPLTSIHPEAIPSALATWAADQQGQFWEFHQALFANQADLGEELYVQIATDLGLDLEQFNRDRASDEAKAALARDLALVQEFQLRSTPTFIMDGLLIPGAVPSEFFAEALTRLQADQ from the coding sequence ATGAGTGATTCTTCGCCTTCACCGGCTGAAACCAACCCCGAGCCCACACCCGAAACTCCTTCCGAGTCCCCCCGTCCGACGGCCAAAAACTGGCCATTATGGTTGGGCATCGGCTTTTTTGGACTGATTAGCGTAGCTTTATTGGTCTCGTTAGGGAGCTTGATGCGTACCGAGGGCGATGCCTCGCTGGTGGCCGACGCGCCAGATACCGCAACGGCTGAGGCAAATCCGCAGGACGATCTGCGGGCCCATCAAGCTTTGGTTAATGAAGTGGTGGCCGACCTGGGTCGTGATTTTTTGATCGGCGATTCGCCCACCAAGGGCAACCCGGACGCCGAGATCATCATGCTGGAATTTTCGGATTTTCAGTGTCCTTACTGCGCCCGGGCTTCCGAGCAAGTGGAAGCCTTTATGGAGGCGCATGGGGATGAGGTACTCCTGGTGTTTAAGCACTTTCCCCTTACGAGCATTCACCCCGAGGCCATTCCCTCGGCGTTAGCGACTTGGGCCGCTGACCAACAGGGCCAGTTTTGGGAATTTCATCAAGCGCTTTTTGCCAATCAGGCAGACTTAGGTGAAGAGCTGTATGTGCAGATTGCCACTGACTTGGGGCTCGATCTAGAACAGTTTAACCGAGATCGCGCCAGTGATGAGGCGAAAGCAGCATTAGCCCGCGATTTGGCCCTGGTGCAAGAGTTTCAACTCCGCAGCACCCCCACCTTCATCATGGATGGCCTGTTGATTCCCGGTGCGGTGCCGAGCGAGTTTTTTGCCGAAGCGCTCACCCGTTTGCAAGCAGATCAGTAA
- a CDS encoding HEAT repeat domain-containing protein, translating to MGFVIGLIIGVLAGGSIAYFLASKQASRQAAIVQDLQRQLDLSESEHERRLREATDQLRRDYAAPAPAPAVSPAPAPAAVSPPASVATPVEPPTASVATSPQRAETPVTATVPTPLPQPVMQSPTVPEGPASASSSSAPTSDLRVADPNAVLAASYAPDAATRYQVATAIAEILPQAGMQSQARWLPVLGRLTRDTDATVRLAAIEALEPVSPAKRLPWLQRALKDTDPAVVAAANALINTTKGHTRRSQPSKKRRLPKNK from the coding sequence ATGGGATTCGTGATTGGTTTGATCATTGGTGTCTTAGCGGGAGGGTCGATCGCATATTTCCTCGCGTCAAAACAGGCGTCGCGTCAGGCCGCGATCGTGCAAGATTTGCAGCGCCAACTCGACCTGTCAGAATCGGAGCATGAGCGGCGGCTGCGAGAAGCCACTGACCAGCTGCGCCGAGACTATGCCGCCCCGGCCCCAGCTCCTGCGGTCAGTCCGGCTCCGGCTCCCGCCGCAGTCAGCCCCCCGGCCTCCGTGGCGACTCCGGTTGAGCCCCCCACTGCATCCGTTGCTACCTCGCCCCAACGGGCCGAAACGCCGGTCACGGCGACGGTTCCGACTCCCCTGCCGCAGCCGGTTATGCAGAGTCCGACGGTGCCCGAAGGCCCAGCGTCAGCCTCTAGCTCGTCAGCGCCGACCTCAGACCTCCGCGTTGCTGACCCTAATGCTGTATTAGCTGCCAGCTATGCCCCGGATGCCGCCACACGCTATCAGGTCGCCACTGCGATCGCTGAAATTTTGCCCCAAGCCGGAATGCAGTCCCAAGCTCGCTGGCTACCAGTCCTCGGGCGGTTAACCCGCGATACTGACGCCACCGTGCGGCTAGCCGCGATCGAAGCCTTAGAGCCAGTGAGCCCGGCGAAGCGATTGCCCTGGCTACAACGCGCCCTCAAAGATACCGACCCAGCGGTGGTCGCCGCCGCGAACGCCCTGATCAACACGACCAAGGGCCACACACGGCGATCGCAACCGTCGAAAAAGCGCCGCCTGCCCAAAAACAAGTAG
- a CDS encoding amidase, with protein sequence MDKTDLAFTPALEQARLIRHKTISPLELTELYLERIERLNPILGSYFTVMREAAIADATQKTEYLATSDPTDLPPFFGVPLSVKDLNPIAGVPCSYGLAAAKNRIAEKDDGLIPRLRNAGFVFLGKTATSQLGSFPYTEPPGFLPTRNPWSLEHTAGGSTGGGASALAAGLCAIAQGSDGGGSLRGPAFCCGLVGMKPSRGRVSFAPVGERLHGLATNGPLGRTVSDTAAFLDVMAGYVTGDPYWLPPPETSFLTATQVDPPPLKIGVITGVEPIGDADADCKQAVLDTAHHLESLGHQVESMPPPDLSELIEPFTTAWQCVLAEANVPFFVMEKMNRWLWWRAWQIRSGKYLRAVSKLQVVSRKIVAQLQDYDIVLAPVYMHPAIRIGEWQSLRCPQILDNIINWIAPCPPFNASGQPAIALPTGFTPSGLPVGVQLIGRPAADDTVLAIAAQLEHTFFQNCDRPALANGG encoded by the coding sequence ATGGATAAAACAGATCTTGCGTTTACCCCAGCGTTAGAGCAAGCCCGCCTCATTCGCCACAAAACTATCTCCCCGCTGGAGCTGACGGAACTGTATTTGGAGCGGATTGAGCGGTTGAATCCCATCCTGGGTAGCTATTTCACCGTCATGAGGGAAGCGGCGATCGCCGACGCCACGCAAAAGACCGAATACCTGGCCACGAGTGATCCAACTGATCTGCCCCCATTTTTTGGCGTGCCGCTGTCGGTCAAAGATTTGAATCCGATCGCGGGCGTGCCCTGTTCTTATGGTCTTGCCGCCGCCAAAAACCGCATCGCCGAAAAAGATGATGGCCTGATTCCCCGCTTACGCAATGCGGGTTTCGTCTTTTTAGGCAAAACCGCCACGTCGCAGCTCGGTTCCTTTCCCTATACCGAACCGCCCGGCTTCTTGCCCACCCGTAATCCCTGGAGCCTGGAACATACGGCAGGCGGCTCGACGGGCGGTGGGGCGTCGGCATTGGCCGCGGGATTGTGCGCGATCGCCCAAGGTTCTGACGGTGGCGGTTCCTTGCGTGGTCCCGCTTTTTGCTGTGGGTTAGTGGGCATGAAACCCTCGCGTGGGCGGGTCAGTTTTGCCCCTGTGGGCGAACGGCTGCACGGTTTGGCAACCAACGGGCCGCTGGGGCGCACCGTGTCCGACACCGCCGCTTTTTTAGATGTGATGGCGGGTTACGTAACGGGCGATCCGTATTGGTTGCCCCCGCCAGAAACCAGCTTTCTCACCGCCACGCAGGTTGATCCGCCGCCGCTCAAAATCGGGGTCATCACTGGCGTTGAACCCATTGGCGATGCCGATGCGGATTGCAAACAAGCGGTGCTCGACACCGCCCATCATTTAGAGTCGCTGGGTCATCAAGTCGAGTCGATGCCGCCGCCAGATTTATCCGAGTTGATTGAACCGTTTACCACGGCCTGGCAATGTGTGCTGGCTGAAGCCAACGTTCCGTTCTTTGTGATGGAAAAAATGAACCGCTGGCTCTGGTGGCGAGCTTGGCAGATTCGCAGTGGCAAATACCTGCGGGCGGTGAGCAAGCTACAGGTGGTGTCGCGAAAAATCGTGGCGCAATTGCAGGACTACGACATCGTGCTCGCGCCGGTGTACATGCATCCCGCGATCCGCATTGGCGAATGGCAATCCCTGCGTTGTCCGCAAATTCTGGACAACATTATTAATTGGATTGCCCCCTGTCCGCCTTTTAATGCGAGTGGACAGCCCGCGATCGCCCTCCCCACTGGTTTTACTCCATCGGGCTTGCCCGTGGGGGTGCAGCTGATTGGTCGCCCGGCAGCGGATGATACGGTGCTGGCGATCGCTGCTCAACTAGAACACACCTTTTTCCAGAACTGCGATCGGCCTGCCCTGGCAAATGGCGGTTAA
- the nifB gene encoding nitrogenase cofactor biosynthesis protein NifB has protein sequence MTPPPNATTAEPTLDITLTKTQTKVKSAKGSNCGCSTSGQPKEMDDKMRSRIENHPCYSEEAHHHYARMHVAVAPACNIQCNYCNRKYDCANESRPGVVSELLTPEEAAHKVLVVAGKIPQMTVLGIAGPGDPLANPEKTFRTFELIADKAPDIKLCLSTNGLMLPDYVDRIKELNIDHVTITINMIDPEIGAKIYPWVHYRRRRYRGIDGVKILHERQMEGLQALQEADILCKVNSVLIPGVNDEHMPEVNAAIRERGAFLHNIMPLISAPEHGTYFGLNGQPGPTPKELKAVQDKCSGNMKLMRHCRQCRADAVGLLGEDRSQEFTKEKFMEMSADYNLETRQAVHIGIQQFKAKVQAAKELASKGGAESSDAMPSPKILVAVASKGGGMVNQHFGHAKEFMIYEVDANEAKFIGHRKIADYCQGGYGEEAALDGILKTIEDCKAIFAMKVGPCPQKAIKEAGIEVVEDYGVIEAIARKYYDQAVLAESESLASVIA, from the coding sequence ATGACGCCACCCCCTAACGCCACCACCGCCGAACCGACCCTCGACATTACCCTGACCAAGACTCAGACCAAAGTGAAGTCCGCTAAAGGCAGCAACTGCGGCTGTAGCACCTCCGGCCAGCCCAAGGAAATGGATGACAAGATGCGATCGCGCATCGAAAACCATCCCTGCTACAGCGAAGAAGCCCACCACCATTACGCCCGGATGCACGTCGCCGTGGCCCCCGCCTGCAACATCCAGTGCAACTACTGCAACCGCAAATACGACTGCGCCAACGAGAGCCGCCCCGGCGTCGTCAGCGAACTGCTCACCCCGGAAGAAGCGGCCCATAAGGTACTGGTGGTCGCAGGCAAGATTCCCCAAATGACGGTGCTGGGCATTGCTGGTCCTGGCGATCCGCTGGCGAATCCTGAAAAGACGTTCCGCACCTTTGAGTTGATTGCGGACAAAGCGCCCGACATCAAGCTGTGCCTCTCGACCAACGGCCTGATGCTGCCGGACTACGTGGACCGCATCAAAGAACTCAACATCGACCACGTCACCATCACGATTAATATGATCGATCCCGAAATCGGGGCGAAGATTTATCCCTGGGTTCACTATCGCCGCCGTCGCTATCGCGGCATTGATGGGGTGAAAATCCTCCACGAGCGGCAAATGGAAGGCTTGCAAGCCCTGCAAGAGGCCGACATCCTCTGCAAAGTGAACTCAGTCTTGATTCCCGGTGTGAATGACGAACACATGCCGGAAGTCAACGCCGCAATCCGAGAACGAGGCGCTTTTCTGCACAACATCATGCCTCTCATCTCGGCTCCGGAGCACGGTACCTACTTTGGCTTGAACGGCCAGCCTGGCCCCACCCCCAAAGAGCTGAAAGCCGTTCAAGACAAGTGCTCCGGCAATATGAAACTGATGCGCCACTGCCGTCAGTGTCGGGCCGATGCCGTTGGCCTGCTGGGTGAAGACCGCAGCCAAGAATTCACCAAAGAGAAGTTCATGGAAATGTCGGCGGACTACAACCTGGAAACCCGCCAAGCCGTCCACATCGGCATCCAACAGTTCAAAGCGAAGGTGCAAGCCGCGAAGGAACTGGCTTCTAAGGGCGGTGCAGAAAGTTCTGACGCGATGCCTTCACCCAAGATTTTGGTCGCGGTGGCGAGCAAGGGCGGCGGCATGGTGAACCAGCACTTCGGGCATGCCAAGGAATTCATGATTTACGAAGTGGACGCGAATGAAGCCAAGTTCATCGGTCACCGCAAGATTGCCGACTACTGCCAGGGCGGGTACGGCGAAGAAGCGGCCCTGGACGGCATTCTCAAGACCATTGAAGACTGCAAGGCCATCTTTGCGATGAAGGTTGGCCCCTGTCCCCAAAAGGCCATCAAGGAAGCAGGCATCGAAGTGGTCGAAGACTACGGCGTGATTGAAGCGATCGCCCGCAAGTACTACGACCAAGCCGTTCTCGCCGAATCGGAAAGCCTCGCCTCGGTCATCGCCTAA